One window from the genome of Pseudomonas fluorescens encodes:
- a CDS encoding DUF4381 domain-containing protein, which yields MSSLDQLQPLMAPPPIGFWPPAPGWWLLLLMLPLLGLGLWQLRRFIPAKRTADRSEQPLDPVRLAALAELARLPKPYDGAPAGAWLQQLNGLLKRLCRNHYPYSQSHTLNGRKWLAFLDNRCPAAGLTRWMVLVEGAYKPECKLDDKAIAGLTQAVEIWIRKHV from the coding sequence ATGAGCAGCCTCGATCAATTGCAGCCGCTGATGGCGCCACCGCCCATTGGTTTCTGGCCGCCCGCGCCGGGCTGGTGGTTGCTACTGCTGATGTTGCCGTTGCTGGGCCTGGGGCTGTGGCAATTGCGCCGGTTCATTCCCGCCAAGCGTACCGCCGACCGCAGCGAGCAACCCCTGGACCCGGTGCGCCTGGCCGCCCTGGCCGAACTCGCCCGGCTGCCCAAGCCCTACGACGGCGCGCCGGCCGGTGCCTGGTTGCAGCAACTCAACGGGCTGCTCAAGCGCCTGTGTCGCAACCACTACCCCTACAGCCAGAGCCACACCCTCAACGGGCGCAAATGGCTGGCTTTCCTGGACAACCGTTGCCCGGCCGCTGGCTTGACGCGCTGGATGGTACTGGTGGAAGGCGCCTACAAGCCCGAATGCAAGCTCGATGACAAAGCCATCGCCGGCCTGACCCAGGCGGTCGAAATCTGGATTCGCAAACATGTTTGA
- a CDS encoding DUF58 domain-containing protein, with product MNNPLAPAPGIRVSLSELIEMRHRVREVQLFSTPGQRSPLIGLHHSKLRGRGVDFDQVRVYQAGDDVRTIDWRVTARTQEPHTKLFHEERERPIFIMIEQSHRLFFGSGLMFKSVLAAQAASLIGWAALGHNDRVGGLVFGNNTHYEVKPRRSKQSLLQLLNRLVRVNQSLHTEGEPDRDSFGIALRRAREVLRPGSLVIVICDERALSDSAEQQLSLLSRHCDLLLLPLSDPLDHALPAAGLLRFAQRGAQLELDTLNFELRQAYRAQAEARQARWELLAQKLRILMMPLSTQGDMVEQLREYLNPKRAGKSR from the coding sequence ATGAATAACCCCCTGGCGCCCGCACCGGGCATCCGCGTCAGCCTTTCGGAGCTGATCGAGATGCGCCATCGCGTGCGCGAGGTGCAACTGTTCTCGACACCGGGCCAGCGCAGCCCGCTGATCGGCCTGCACCACTCCAAGCTGCGCGGGCGCGGGGTGGATTTCGACCAGGTGCGGGTCTACCAGGCCGGCGACGACGTGCGCACCATTGACTGGCGCGTCACCGCCCGGACCCAGGAGCCCCACACCAAGCTGTTCCACGAAGAGCGGGAACGGCCGATCTTCATCATGATCGAGCAAAGCCACCGGCTGTTCTTCGGCTCGGGGCTGATGTTCAAGTCGGTACTCGCCGCCCAGGCCGCCAGCCTGATCGGCTGGGCCGCGCTGGGGCACAACGACCGGGTTGGCGGCCTGGTGTTCGGTAACAACACCCATTACGAAGTCAAGCCACGGCGCAGCAAACAGAGCCTGTTGCAATTGCTCAACCGGCTGGTGCGGGTCAATCAGTCACTGCACACCGAGGGCGAGCCGGACCGCGACTCGTTCGGCATCGCCCTGCGTCGGGCCCGGGAAGTGCTGCGGCCCGGCAGCCTGGTGATCGTGATTTGCGACGAGCGTGCGTTGTCCGACAGCGCCGAACAGCAACTGAGCCTGCTGTCGCGCCATTGCGACCTGTTGCTGCTGCCGCTGTCGGACCCGCTGGATCACGCCTTGCCCGCCGCCGGTTTGCTGCGTTTCGCCCAGCGTGGCGCGCAGTTGGAGCTCGACACCCTGAATTTCGAACTGCGCCAGGCCTATCGCGCCCAGGCCGAGGCACGCCAGGCGCGTTGGGAATTGCTGGCGCAAAAGCTGCGAATCCTGATGATGCCCCTGAGTACCCAGGGCGACATGGTCGAGCAGCTACGCGAATACCTGAACCCCAAGCGGGCCGGGAAAAGCCGATGA
- a CDS encoding AAA family ATPase, protein MEHREALLALRTFLSTQILGQEKLIERLLIALLADGHMLVEGAPGLAKTKAIKELAEGIEAQFHRIQFTPDLLPADITGTEIYRPETGSFVFQQGPIFHNLVLADEINRAPAKVQSALLEAMAERQVSVGRSTYELSPLFLVMATQNPIEQEGTYPLPEAQLDRFLMHVKIGFPDAAVERRILQQARGEALNGETKPERRVSQQAIFSARKEILGLYMADAVEEYLVQLIMATRNPAKFDPEMAEWIAYGASPRGSIALDRCARAHAWLAGRDFVSPEDIQAVLFDVLRHRIILSFEAEAAGIDQDRVVQRILDVVAVA, encoded by the coding sequence ATGGAACATCGTGAAGCGCTGCTTGCGCTGCGAACCTTTCTTTCAACGCAGATTCTCGGCCAGGAAAAACTCATCGAGCGTCTGCTCATCGCTTTGCTCGCCGACGGTCATATGCTGGTGGAAGGCGCGCCTGGGCTGGCCAAGACCAAGGCCATCAAAGAGCTGGCCGAGGGCATCGAAGCGCAGTTCCATCGTATCCAGTTCACCCCTGACCTGCTGCCCGCGGACATTACCGGCACGGAAATCTACCGGCCGGAAACCGGCAGTTTCGTGTTCCAGCAAGGGCCGATTTTCCATAACCTGGTGTTGGCGGACGAAATCAACCGCGCCCCGGCCAAGGTCCAGTCGGCCCTGCTCGAAGCCATGGCCGAGCGCCAGGTCAGCGTCGGGCGCAGCACGTATGAACTGTCGCCGCTGTTCCTGGTGATGGCCACGCAGAACCCGATCGAGCAGGAAGGCACCTACCCGCTGCCCGAAGCCCAGCTCGACCGGTTCCTGATGCACGTCAAGATCGGTTTTCCCGATGCCGCCGTGGAACGCCGCATCCTGCAGCAGGCCCGGGGTGAAGCGCTGAACGGCGAGACCAAGCCCGAGCGCCGCGTGAGCCAGCAGGCGATCTTCTCCGCACGCAAGGAAATCCTCGGGTTGTACATGGCCGACGCCGTGGAGGAGTACCTGGTGCAACTGATCATGGCCACCCGCAACCCGGCCAAGTTCGATCCGGAAATGGCCGAATGGATCGCCTACGGTGCCAGTCCGCGGGGTTCCATCGCCCTTGACCGCTGCGCCCGTGCCCATGCCTGGCTGGCCGGGCGCGACTTTGTCAGCCCGGAAGATATCCAGGCCGTGCTGTTCGACGTGCTGCGCCATCGCATCATCCTGTCGTTCGAAGCCGAGGCCGCCGGCATCGACCAGGACCGGGTCGTGCAGCGAATTCTCGACGTCGTCGCTGTCGCTTGA
- a CDS encoding DUF6124 family protein: MFKVTPNPPNTDPTSPRPKTKSQKHDEVTDRVLDHYLNPKPDKSEAEPAPGQLFTVNKDIDTESLLANLSETLASANAMVNDLAFDLDGSRRHFLLGIQQLIELGSLLANRALDNIETRQPT; this comes from the coding sequence ATGTTCAAAGTAACCCCGAACCCACCGAACACCGATCCAACGTCACCGCGTCCAAAAACCAAGTCCCAGAAACACGACGAAGTCACCGACCGAGTCCTCGACCATTACCTGAACCCCAAGCCGGACAAATCCGAAGCAGAACCTGCTCCCGGCCAACTCTTCACCGTCAACAAAGACATCGACACCGAAAGCCTGCTTGCCAACCTCAGCGAAACCCTGGCTTCGGCCAATGCCATGGTCAATGATCTGGCTTTCGACCTGGACGGTTCACGCCGGCATTTCCTCCTGGGCATTCAGCAACTGATCGAACTGGGCAGCCTGCTGGCGAACCGTGCACTGGACAACATCGAAACCCGTCAGCCGACATAG
- a CDS encoding 2-hydroxyacid dehydrogenase has protein sequence MKKHVVLYKALSPQLMARLQAQAQVTLIERLDAQGLAQLRDALPTAHGLLGASLKLDAALLDLAPNLQAIASVSVGVDNYDIDYLTERRILLTNTPDVLTETTADTGFALILATARRVVELANLVRSGGWQQSIGPRHFGTDVHGKTLGIIGMGRIGEALAQRGHFGFGMPVLYHSHSPKPAVEQRFGARYCSLETLLQQADFVCLTLPLTAETQGLIDAQAFARMRPETLFINISRGKVVDEAALIDALRNGQIRGAGLDVFEHEPLSADSPLLQMDNVVATPHMGSATHETREAMARCAVDNLLAALAGERPENLVNLGVWKG, from the coding sequence ATGAAAAAGCACGTGGTGTTGTACAAAGCGCTGTCACCTCAATTGATGGCTCGCCTGCAAGCCCAGGCCCAAGTCACGCTCATCGAACGCCTCGATGCCCAGGGCCTGGCACAACTGCGCGACGCCCTGCCCACGGCCCACGGCCTGCTGGGCGCCAGCCTCAAGCTGGATGCGGCGCTACTGGACCTGGCGCCGAACCTGCAAGCCATCGCCAGCGTCTCGGTGGGGGTCGACAACTACGACATCGACTACCTGACCGAACGCCGGATCCTGCTGACCAATACCCCGGACGTGCTCACCGAAACCACCGCGGACACCGGTTTCGCCCTGATCCTGGCAACCGCCCGGCGCGTGGTGGAACTGGCCAACCTGGTGCGCAGCGGCGGCTGGCAACAGAGCATCGGCCCCCGGCATTTCGGCACCGATGTCCATGGCAAGACCCTGGGCATCATCGGCATGGGGCGCATCGGCGAAGCCTTGGCCCAGCGCGGGCACTTCGGCTTCGGCATGCCGGTGCTCTACCACAGCCATTCGCCCAAGCCCGCGGTCGAGCAACGTTTCGGTGCGCGTTACTGCAGTCTCGAAACATTGTTGCAGCAGGCGGACTTCGTTTGCCTGACCTTGCCCTTGACGGCTGAAACCCAAGGGCTGATCGATGCGCAGGCGTTTGCGAGAATGCGTCCCGAGACCCTCTTCATCAATATCTCCCGAGGCAAAGTGGTGGATGAAGCGGCGCTGATCGACGCCCTGCGCAACGGCCAGATCCGTGGTGCAGGGCTGGATGTGTTCGAGCACGAACCCTTGAGTGCCGATTCGCCGCTGTTGCAGATGGACAACGTGGTAGCGACACCGCACATGGGCTCGGCCACCCACGAGACCCGGGAAGCGATGGCGCGCTGCGCCGTGGACAACCTGCTGGCGGCATTGGCGGGGGAGCGGCCGGAGAACCTGGTGAATTTGGGGGTGTGGAAAGGCTGA
- a CDS encoding MFS transporter has product MQTLNLATRRWWYIMPIVFITYSLAYLDRANYGFAAASGMAKDLMITPGLSSLLGALFFLGYFFFQVPGAIYAQKHSVKKLIFVSLILWGSLATLTGVVSNAYWLIVIRFMLGVVEAAVMPAMLVYLCHWFTRAERSRANTFLILGNPVTMLWMSVVSGYLVQRFDWRWMFIIEGLPAVLWAFVWWRLADDRPAQAKWLSDQEKHDLESALAAEQVGIKAVKNYAEAFRSPKVIILALQFFCWSIGVYGFVLWLPSILKAGLQMNMVEAGWLSSLPYLAAVIGMLVVSWASDKAQKRKRFVWPPLLIASIAFYASYLLGAEHFWWSYGLLVVAGACMYAPYGPFFAIVPEILPANVAGGAMALINSMGALGSFGGSYLVGYLNGTTGSPGMSFLLMSGALLLSVVLTLALKPGASDRTVSHSATPSPAPARS; this is encoded by the coding sequence ATGCAAACGCTCAACCTCGCCACCCGCCGCTGGTGGTACATCATGCCCATCGTTTTCATCACCTACAGCCTGGCCTACCTCGACCGGGCCAACTATGGGTTTGCCGCCGCCTCGGGCATGGCCAAGGACCTGATGATCACCCCAGGGCTTTCGTCGCTGCTGGGCGCCCTGTTTTTCCTCGGCTACTTTTTCTTCCAGGTCCCGGGGGCGATCTACGCGCAAAAGCACAGCGTGAAGAAGCTGATCTTCGTCAGCCTGATCCTCTGGGGTTCGCTGGCTACCCTGACGGGCGTGGTCTCCAATGCCTACTGGCTGATTGTGATCCGCTTCATGCTCGGGGTGGTCGAGGCCGCGGTGATGCCGGCGATGCTGGTGTACCTGTGCCACTGGTTCACCCGGGCCGAACGCTCGCGCGCCAATACCTTCCTGATCCTCGGCAACCCGGTGACCATGCTGTGGATGTCCGTGGTCTCGGGTTACCTGGTGCAGCGATTCGACTGGCGCTGGATGTTCATCATCGAGGGCCTACCGGCGGTGCTCTGGGCCTTTGTCTGGTGGCGCCTGGCCGATGATCGCCCGGCCCAGGCCAAGTGGCTCAGCGACCAGGAAAAACATGATCTGGAAAGTGCCTTGGCGGCCGAACAGGTCGGCATCAAGGCGGTGAAGAACTACGCCGAAGCCTTTCGCTCTCCCAAGGTGATCATCCTGGCGTTGCAGTTTTTCTGCTGGAGCATCGGCGTCTACGGGTTTGTGCTGTGGCTGCCGTCGATCCTCAAGGCCGGCCTGCAGATGAACATGGTCGAGGCCGGTTGGCTGTCGTCCTTGCCGTACCTGGCGGCGGTGATCGGCATGCTGGTGGTGTCCTGGGCGTCGGACAAGGCGCAGAAGCGCAAGCGTTTTGTCTGGCCGCCGCTGCTGATCGCCTCCATCGCGTTCTACGCCTCCTACCTGCTGGGGGCCGAGCACTTCTGGTGGTCCTATGGCTTGCTGGTAGTCGCCGGCGCTTGCATGTACGCGCCCTACGGTCCGTTCTTCGCCATCGTTCCGGAAATCCTCCCGGCCAATGTCGCCGGCGGCGCCATGGCGTTGATCAACAGCATGGGCGCACTGGGTTCGTTCGGCGGCTCGTACCTGGTGGGCTACCTCAACGGCACCACCGGCTCCCCTGGCATGTCCTTCCTGCTGATGAGCGGCGCCTTGCTGCTGTCGGTCGTGCTGACCCTCGCCCTCAAGCCCGGCGCCAGCGACCGGACCGTCTCCCACTCCGCGACGCCGAGCCCGGCGCCCGCCCGTTCCTGA
- a CDS encoding sugar kinase: MSEFDVLSFGETMAMLVADQRGDLASVDQFHKRIAGADSNVAIGLSRLGFKVAWLSRVGADSLGRFVTQTLENEGLDCRHVAVDPEHPTGFQFKSLTVDGSDPQVEYFRRSSAASHLSVGSIAPALLDARHVHATGIVPALSGTAREMSFELMSRMRAAGRSLSFDPNLRPSLWGSESTMITAINRLAALAHWVLPGLGEGRLLTGFDDPADIAAFYLDQGAEIVVIKLGADGAYYRTALDQGVIPGVPVAQVVDTVGAGDGFAVGLISALLEGRAITEAVQRANWIGSRAVQSRGDMEGLPTRIELLAEFETADREQARSHMASS, translated from the coding sequence ATGTCTGAGTTCGATGTGTTGTCGTTCGGCGAAACCATGGCCATGCTGGTGGCGGATCAGCGCGGTGACCTGGCCAGCGTCGACCAGTTTCACAAGCGCATTGCGGGGGCCGACAGCAACGTGGCCATCGGCCTGTCGCGGCTGGGCTTCAAGGTGGCGTGGCTGAGTCGGGTCGGCGCCGATTCCCTGGGGCGCTTCGTGACGCAGACCCTGGAAAACGAGGGCCTGGATTGTCGCCACGTGGCGGTCGACCCGGAGCACCCCACCGGCTTCCAGTTCAAGTCCCTTACCGTCGATGGCAGCGACCCGCAAGTCGAGTATTTCCGGCGCAGTTCGGCGGCCAGTCATCTGTCGGTCGGCTCCATCGCGCCTGCACTGCTTGACGCCCGTCACGTGCACGCCACCGGCATCGTCCCGGCGCTGTCGGGCACGGCCCGCGAGATGTCCTTTGAATTGATGAGCCGTATGCGCGCGGCCGGCCGCAGCCTGTCGTTCGACCCTAACCTGAGGCCAAGCCTATGGGGCAGCGAGTCGACGATGATCACTGCAATCAATCGCCTCGCCGCCCTCGCCCACTGGGTCTTGCCGGGGCTCGGCGAAGGCCGGCTGCTGACCGGCTTCGACGACCCGGCCGACATCGCCGCGTTCTACCTGGACCAAGGTGCCGAAATCGTCGTGATCAAGCTCGGCGCGGACGGCGCCTATTACCGCACGGCGCTGGACCAGGGCGTCATCCCCGGCGTGCCGGTGGCCCAAGTGGTGGACACCGTGGGCGCCGGTGATGGCTTCGCGGTGGGCCTGATCAGCGCATTGCTCGAAGGCCGGGCCATTACCGAGGCCGTGCAGCGCGCCAACTGGATTGGCAGCCGCGCGGTGCAGAGCCGTGGAGACATGGAGGGATTACCGACTCGCATTGAGTTATTGGCTGAATTTGAAACCGCCGATCGCGAGCAAGCTCGCTCCCACATGGCATCGAGTTAA
- a CDS encoding TIM barrel protein, translating into MHNPPVSISLSSYGADLVRQHGQGRFIDLLAAAGASRIEWREELLTTEQPAELAAAARAQGLQSIFSSPLELWLAGQSRPNPALALALQRGEAFGSTWLKVSLGHFTDSNDLSALAQVLAVSPVQLLVENDQTLQGGRIEPLQRFFTAVEHQGLPVAMTFDIGNWQWQDQSAAVAARQLGRYVAYVHCKAVARRADGKLVAVPPAMTDLHEWEQLLKHMPAGVMRAAEYPLQDDDLLQLTAHHVATLSRLGQSRQEPAHV; encoded by the coding sequence ATGCACAACCCACCCGTCTCCATCAGTCTTTCCAGCTACGGCGCCGACCTGGTGCGGCAGCATGGCCAAGGCCGCTTCATCGATCTGTTGGCCGCCGCCGGTGCCTCGCGCATCGAATGGCGCGAAGAATTGCTCACCACCGAACAGCCCGCTGAACTGGCCGCCGCTGCCCGGGCCCAGGGGCTGCAGAGTATATTTTCGTCGCCCCTGGAACTGTGGCTCGCCGGCCAGTCCAGGCCCAACCCCGCCCTGGCGCTGGCCCTGCAACGCGGCGAGGCGTTCGGTTCGACCTGGCTGAAAGTCTCCCTCGGGCATTTCACCGACTCCAATGACCTGTCGGCACTGGCCCAGGTGCTCGCCGTCAGCCCGGTGCAACTGCTGGTGGAAAACGACCAGACCTTGCAGGGCGGGCGAATCGAACCGCTGCAACGATTCTTCACCGCAGTGGAACACCAGGGGCTGCCCGTCGCCATGACCTTCGACATTGGCAACTGGCAATGGCAGGACCAATCGGCCGCCGTGGCCGCCCGCCAGCTCGGACGCTATGTGGCGTATGTGCACTGCAAGGCCGTGGCCCGGCGCGCCGACGGCAAACTCGTCGCCGTGCCTCCGGCCATGACCGACCTGCACGAGTGGGAACAACTGCTCAAGCACATGCCCGCCGGCGTGATGCGCGCCGCCGAATACCCGCTGCAAGACGATGACCTGCTGCAATTGACCGCCCACCATGTCGCCACCCTGTCCCGCCTCGGGCAATCGCGCCAGGAGCCTGCCCATGTCTGA
- a CDS encoding LacI family DNA-binding transcriptional regulator, which yields MTSFSAAQRNRVTMLDVAERAGVSKASVSRFIGEDRALLSEAIARRIEQAISELGYRPNQMARGLKRGRTRLIGMLVADIRNPYSIAVMHGVETACRRHGYSLVVCNTDRDDEQERQHLALLRAYNIEGLIVNTLGHHRDELFELRSEMPLVLVDRKVDRLDSDLVGLDNPAAIEMALDHLEQRGYRDLLLVTEPFDGTSSRIERVESFKAGIQRRPALAGTVVETSDQLTTRIKAFLAQPGHGPKALFCANGIAALAATTVLRELGCRLFDDVGLIALDDLDWYPLVGSGITALAQPTAQIGASAFECLLKRLRGDNGPVRTLDFAARLIERGSTLGNGR from the coding sequence GTGACTTCTTTCTCCGCCGCCCAGCGCAACCGCGTGACCATGCTCGACGTCGCCGAACGCGCCGGGGTCTCCAAAGCCAGTGTCTCGCGTTTCATTGGCGAAGACCGGGCCCTGCTCTCCGAGGCCATCGCCCGGCGCATCGAGCAGGCCATCAGCGAGCTGGGCTACCGGCCGAACCAGATGGCCCGCGGCCTCAAGCGCGGGCGCACACGCCTGATCGGCATGCTGGTGGCCGATATCCGCAACCCATATTCGATTGCCGTAATGCATGGCGTGGAAACCGCCTGTCGTCGCCATGGCTATAGCCTGGTGGTGTGCAACACCGACCGCGACGACGAGCAGGAACGCCAGCACCTGGCTTTGTTGCGCGCCTACAACATCGAAGGGCTGATCGTGAACACCTTGGGTCACCACCGTGACGAACTGTTCGAACTGCGCAGCGAAATGCCCCTGGTGCTGGTGGATCGCAAGGTCGATCGGCTCGACAGCGACCTGGTCGGGCTGGACAACCCGGCGGCCATCGAAATGGCCCTCGATCACCTCGAACAACGGGGCTACCGCGATCTGTTGCTGGTGACAGAACCGTTCGACGGCACCAGTTCGCGAATCGAGCGGGTCGAGAGTTTCAAGGCTGGTATCCAACGGCGGCCTGCCCTGGCCGGCACCGTGGTGGAAACCTCTGATCAGTTGACCACGCGTATCAAGGCCTTTCTTGCCCAGCCTGGCCATGGCCCCAAGGCGTTGTTCTGCGCCAATGGTATCGCCGCCCTGGCCGCCACGACGGTGTTGCGCGAACTGGGTTGCCGCTTGTTCGATGACGTGGGCCTGATCGCCCTCGATGACTTGGATTGGTACCCCTTGGTGGGCAGCGGCATCACGGCCCTGGCCCAACCGACAGCGCAGATCGGCGCCAGCGCGTTCGAATGCCTGCTCAAGCGCTTGCGCGGTGACAACGGGCCGGTGCGGACCCTGGATTTTGCGGCGCGGTTGATTGAGCGTGGGTCGACGCTTGGGAATGGTCGGTGA